From Laspinema palackyanum D2c:
GCCTTTCCGCACTGCCGGTTAACAATGGCTTTCGTCCCCGATTAGCAGATAACCGAGTCGGCTATTTTATCACTGCCTATCAAGATTTGTCCGACACTCGCAGTAAAGAACCGTTCCAGCGTTATATTAACCGCTGGAATTTGGAAAAAGAAAACCCCGATGCGCCCCTTTCTCCCCCGAAACAGCCGATTGTTTTCTGGATTGAAAACAACGTTCCGGTAGAATATCGGGATGCCCTGCGTGAAGGCATCGAAGTCTGGAATCAGGCATTTGAGAAAGCTGGGTTTATTAATGCGATCGAAGCGCGACAGATGCCCGATAATGCGGTTTGGGATCCGTCAGATGTTCGCTACAACACCATTCGCTGGTCCAGTTCCTTTGAATCCTGGTTTGCCGGAGTTGGTCCCTCTCGCGTCAACCCCCTCACCGGGGAAATTTTAGATGCGGATATTCTCATTGATGGGAATATCGTGCGAACTATCAAAAATGAATATCGCACCCTGATTCAACAACAACCCAATGCCTCAGAAATGACCTTCTTGGGCAAAATGTTACAAGGGACTCCCTGCTTCCCCGGGATGAGTGGCAACTCTGGCATGGGTAACGGGGAAGCAATGACGGGGAATTCCGGTGCCCCGGTACAGCAACCGCCCCAGGTGCACAGCTTCGTCCGCAAGATGATGGAAAGATACGACCTCTGCTATGGCATGGAAGCGCCACAACAGTTGGCGATCGGGGCAATGGGTTTGTCCATGCTTCATAATGCCTTTCCCAGTGGGGAGGAAATGACACAATATATCAATCAGTATCTAACATTTCTCACAGCCCATGAAGTTGGTCATACCTTGGGACTGCGCCATAACTTCCACGGCAGTACCATGTTATCACCGGAGGAGTTGCATAATACAGAGCTTACTCGCACAGAAGGTATGGTTGCTTCTGTCATGGACTATGTACCCGTGAACTTGGCACCCAAGGATCACAAACAGGGTGACTTTTTCCCGATGTTAGTCGGTCCTTATGATGAATGGGCGATCCAATATGGGTATAAACCGATGCCTGAGATGCTACCTCAACAAGAACAGCGGGAACTGGAACGAATTGCCGCTGAAAGTAGCACTAACCCCGATTTAGCTTATGCCCCTGATGAGGATTCGATGGATATTCTCAACCCAGCGGCGAATATGTTCGACCTCAGTGGCGATATGCTGCAATACTCCGAGTGGCAGTTGGAAAATGCCCGGGAAATGTGGGAACGCCTGGATACACGCTATCCCGTCAGTGGAGAAAGTTTCACAGAAGTTCGGCGGATGTTTGATACCGTGTTTTCCTATTATTTCCGACAGGCAATGAATGCGACTCTCTATATTGGGGGTCAATGGTTTAATCGCAATCATGCTGATGGCAATGGACGCTTACCCTTTGAACCTGTATCCGTGGAGAAACAGCGTCAGAGTTTGGCATTGCTGCAAAAGTACATTTTTGATGAAACAGCATTACAATTTCCGCCGCAACTTCTGAATAAATTAGCCCCCGATCGCTGGTATCACTGGGGTGCAGTTCCCGTAGTTTATCCCTTGGATTATCCCATTCATCAACGGATTAATTTACTCCAACGGGTCGTTCTGCGCGAGTTGTTCTCCTATCTAAGGCTAATGCGCTTACAGGATTTAGAATTAAAAACTGAACCCGGTCAAGCGTTGACCATGCAGGAACTATTTGACACCCTAGAAAAGGGAATTTGGACCGAGGTTGTTAATCGCCCCGATGATTTAAAAGTGATTTCCAGTGTCCGCCGAAGTCTACAACGGGAACATCTAGGGATGTTAATCAGTATGGTGTTGCGAACCTCTAATGTTCCTGATGAAGCCCGAACCCTTGCCCGATATAACTTAGGGCAACTCCGAGGGTCCGTGGACAATACCCTAAAACGGCGAGGACGACATCTGGATACGGCCAGTAAAGCCCACCTAGAGGAAACTCGCGATCGCATCGATAAAACCCTAGAGGCACAGTTCCAATCCGGTTGAAATTGAGGAGATAGGGAGGATGGGGGAGACGGGGAGGATCGGGAGGATCGGGAGGATCGGGGAGATTTCGACATAAATTCCTTCTTCCTGTTCGTAGTAACGACTTCAGTCGTTATCCCCTCCCCGTTCCTAGTAACGACTTCAGTCGTTATCCCCTCCGGTGTTCGTAGTAACGACTTCAGTCGTTCCCCCCTTCCCGAGTAGAGACAATGGAGTACAATTCTCTAAAAGCATCTGGAATTCCAGTGCTTTTGGTGAATCTTCCTTTCCTCCAACTCCTCCTAACCCTTTCTTCTATATAGACTGGCACATGACATTTATCTCGATTGTCTACGCCCTCTTTCTCCTAAGCATCCTGGGTATCTACTGGACCGTTAATAAACAGCGATCTCGCCTGTGGATTCTGTTAATCGCCAGCTTAGTCTTTTACACCTCCCTCCAGGTGGAGTACATTCCCCTGTTGCTGCTAGGGACTTGGATTAACTACCGCATCGGACGGGCGATCGCCAAAACCTCCGAACGTCAACCCAATCCCCAAACCTGGCAACTTGTCACCGACGACTGGCAAACCCAATTTGCCGCCTGGGAACGCCGCCGCCTCATCGGATTATGGGGCGGTATCCTCTTCAACATCCTGGTACTCGCCGGATTCAAATACATTCCCTTCATCTTCAACAGCCTAGGGACCTGGTTTGGCTTACCCGCCGCCCAAGAAACCGCCACTTGGTTTCAACAAAACATTCTCCCCCCATTAGGACTGAGTTTTTTCGTCTTTGAATGCATCGCCTACCTCATCGACGTTTATCGCGGTTCCCCCGCCTCCGCCCAATTTCTGCGCTTTGCCTCCTATAAACTCTTTTTCCCCAAACTCATCTCCGGACCCATCACCCGGTATCATCATTTCCAACGACAACTCAAAACCCTCATTTTTCCCTCCTCTCATGACTGGGTAGAAGGACTTTGGTTGATTGCCTGTGGCGCATTCAAAAAAGGAGTCGTAGCCGATCGCCTAGGAATCTTCGTCACCCTCAGCTTTGAAAACGTCCAACGCGCAGGCAGCGGTGACCTTTGGTTAGCTACCATAGCCTATGGATT
This genomic window contains:
- a CDS encoding zinc-dependent metalloprotease; the encoded protein is MSKTKRLLILFLAFFILPVSFGLFSGQANSQMPDTRYYSQNIPVPIPNEWGDENGNNEDTENNEESEVDEDSDSLQPFDEAVKDAEKLPGLFTLYHNKKTGKVYLEIQPEQLDQNFLCVMTLASGIGEGGLFRGMPLQDFLFFFKRVNKNIHFGVRNVYFRANPGDPIERSLNRSFSDSVLASLPIESIHPDRESLLIDLNKLLIERQDISGLTSILPWLLGSAYIRDTDKSYFGRVQTFPANVEIESVYGFSGGDDLFANVESLPDSRGFSLNVNYSLSALPVNNGFRPRLADNRVGYFITAYQDLSDTRSKEPFQRYINRWNLEKENPDAPLSPPKQPIVFWIENNVPVEYRDALREGIEVWNQAFEKAGFINAIEARQMPDNAVWDPSDVRYNTIRWSSSFESWFAGVGPSRVNPLTGEILDADILIDGNIVRTIKNEYRTLIQQQPNASEMTFLGKMLQGTPCFPGMSGNSGMGNGEAMTGNSGAPVQQPPQVHSFVRKMMERYDLCYGMEAPQQLAIGAMGLSMLHNAFPSGEEMTQYINQYLTFLTAHEVGHTLGLRHNFHGSTMLSPEELHNTELTRTEGMVASVMDYVPVNLAPKDHKQGDFFPMLVGPYDEWAIQYGYKPMPEMLPQQEQRELERIAAESSTNPDLAYAPDEDSMDILNPAANMFDLSGDMLQYSEWQLENAREMWERLDTRYPVSGESFTEVRRMFDTVFSYYFRQAMNATLYIGGQWFNRNHADGNGRLPFEPVSVEKQRQSLALLQKYIFDETALQFPPQLLNKLAPDRWYHWGAVPVVYPLDYPIHQRINLLQRVVLRELFSYLRLMRLQDLELKTEPGQALTMQELFDTLEKGIWTEVVNRPDDLKVISSVRRSLQREHLGMLISMVLRTSNVPDEARTLARYNLGQLRGSVDNTLKRRGRHLDTASKAHLEETRDRIDKTLEAQFQSG
- a CDS encoding MBOAT family O-acyltransferase, whose protein sequence is MTFISIVYALFLLSILGIYWTVNKQRSRLWILLIASLVFYTSLQVEYIPLLLLGTWINYRIGRAIAKTSERQPNPQTWQLVTDDWQTQFAAWERRRLIGLWGGILFNILVLAGFKYIPFIFNSLGTWFGLPAAQETATWFQQNILPPLGLSFFVFECIAYLIDVYRGSPASAQFLRFASYKLFFPKLISGPITRYHHFQRQLKTLIFPSSHDWVEGLWLIACGAFKKGVVADRLGIFVTLSFENVQRAGSGDLWLATIAYGLQLFLDFSGYVDIARGSAILLGFNLPKNFNFPYFSTSIADFWRRWHITLGDWLRNYLYFPLGGSRVGLARTCLNLIIVMLIAGIWHGAAWGFILWGAVHGIALAVHRLTDILSKRVEGLKLLWKSIPGILFSWFLTQTFVFLAWIPFRLPNLREAGWVMQHFWGHTGDIQFTEKVYLESLGLQRIEVTLLLVLIWLIMTLSYAMNRGLKLQLNWPIKIALVPLCLYAVWIFAPEGGLPYIYFDF